The region GGAGTTAGAAGAGAGAGGATGGACGGGTTTGCTACTCCACTGCGATATCTATATATAATAGGAGGTATGGTAAGCCTCTACTACGTTATCTTGGCCCCATTCTCTGAGCCTGTCCTAATGTTAGTTATAGGGGATGTCTTAGtcttcttattcttaattgtagcCTTTAGGGGCAAAAGATAGTTATTTTTAGAGTGTGCATAGACGACATCAATTATTATAAACACAAAAGCTATACAAGGTATTTAATGGTACAACGAAGGCTGTTCACACCATAAAAGGTGTGGAAAGCTACTAGAGTAAGGGCGATTCACACCATGAATGGTGCAAAATGCTATTAGATTGGTGGTTTGAAAGAGTTTAGGACTAAGTATCTATTCTATGGATGCCTTTATCGTTTCCACAATGTTGAAGGGTATTTATAGAGGGAAGATGGTTGGGCGTGGGTCCTAGCCATTGAGTTCCTTACCCCATAGGTGCCATGGTAGGGTGTTGGATGTTAGCCTAGGACATTGTTGGAATTAAGTTGAAGAGGCTAAACGAGGTGCTTGTTAGGCATAGACATGATAGCCCTTGAGACTGAACTTCGTCATGCATAAAGTTACGTATTGctagaatatttttataatcctcAAATAATTTGATGAAAGAATTTAAAGCGAAAATACAACGGTATTTCGtattaaatatatacacatatccaaTACTACATCCTAATCCCATTATCTTAATCTCAAATGGCATTATTGGCCTTGTATATCTAATCCCAAACCCAAACGACAAAACTTGAGACTTCCTCCCCCTATCCTTCAACAATGATATTAAAAGCCTCGATTCACTACGTACTCTAAgcaaaaacaacataaaatttcAAGTGATAATCAACTTCAAAGGCCAGTTATCCCTAAGGGACCACTCAATAAACTACAACCGTACATTTGTATGGCAAATACAAAGGCCAACACTGTGCAAACAAACATTCTGGTtcttaattaatacttttaactaGATCTTACATCCAAATACGCCACATGAAcccatttcctttttcttatataaATAATACCCCCAACCTCCCCCATGTTACTATGAAATCTCAACCCAACACTTCCCCATTATTTGCATTTATTTGTCTCTCACCATCTTCTCCTTTACACCCGAAACCCAAATTTTCTTTGTCTTCATCTCCACAAGTGGCTTCATTTCTTTTATTACAACAAAGAATCTTTTAAAACATACAGACAGACCCAGATAGATCTCTAAAACCTGTCCATTTTTGGAACCTCTATATAAGTAAGTTACCAGGTTCTTTTTTTCCCCTCAAGGAAATACCAAAAAAATGCAGGTGAGATTTGTAACtcaaaaaataagataaaaggaGTGTTGCATTGTCCTCAAAAAGCTTATGAAATCCCTCATTGTGAATTTATAGCAGATTTTTCAGTGGCTGTTTAAGGTTTCTCGTGAACAGGGAGCTCAGAATACTACTATTAAAGGTATGAAAAAGGTTAAATTCTATAGAAAGTCCGTGTAATATGTGTTTTTGGCATATTTAGTCCCTATACGATGATATAATCATTTCTAGCccctttaatttcaaaatgtaaacTTTTAGTCTCAAGGACATTTTTTCCCCATATAATTTGACTTGTGTTTCAAGGCATGCAATGATTTGACACATACACGTACATTTTGTACTATTAGCCGAATAtaatattatatcatttttttgcCTTTTTAATATGTAaacaaattatcaaattatagtAACATGTCACGTCATATCAGATGAAATTAATGATCAAAATTGACCTTAGGTAGAGACTAAATCCATCGAAAACACATAATACAAGAACCTTATTACAAATTTTAACCCACTACATATAAATGAGTTTTCTAATTACTttcttgattttaaattttatttttcagatcAAGAAGATAAATCTAAAGATATAATTCCatataagaagaaaagaagatcAAAGAGTAAGAAATTTAAACCAATTATATTTCTATGCAATAAAGACATTGCAAAAGCCTGCTTTTATAGTACTATCTATTTGAGAAGAGTCCACAGCTCTCATACCACCACACCTCATCAGCCTCCCCATAATAATTCCAAATCCATAACCAAGATGAAGAAAAACGGGTTAGATGTTGGTCACAAATCAGATTCCAGCAAAGTGATACCATTGAGTGAAGTTGCAGTGTCACCATCATCGATGACCAATAAGATCAATGGTGATCATCATCAATGTagcaacaacaaagaaaagaaagatggtgGTGGTAATAAGCCTAAAACCATGTCTCGAATGAAGGAGTTGTTGAGATGGGCTGCCCCTGGCAAAGCTGAGAGAGGAGGAAAGTTGAACCAAAaggtattttaaaaaaactaagttTACTttagtataaattttttttgtttattttgatattctaatttaacaactaaatttattttgattcttgaatttagaaaaatgtaaaaatttgatGACGTGGCACTTTAAAATTGTATCGTGTcattaaatcatttttttgaaTGATGATGTGGTTTAATTTAAAAGTGTTATATCatcaaatttttacattttccAAGTTTAAAGATTATAATGAATCTAGTTATCAAGTTTGTATATATCAAAGTagacaaaatatatatatagataccaAATTTAGGGGCCAAAAACTATATTaacctaaaaaaaaaattgggttcaTTAAATCTTGTTATTTAGTGGCTGAGAATGTGTGTAATAATGGGAGCATTTCGGATATTATGTGTTCTTTTTTCAGGTTTCGAAGTTAAGGGACAGTGGTGGGGCTTCGAAGACAACAGTATCAAACTCGCATGGTCGTCGACTCAGTGCCAGTGAATCACCGAAGATAAGTTTCAGATGGGATCATGGTTCCATTTCCAGGATTTCAATGGCTGCTTCTTCGATGAGAAACGATGAAGCAGAAGCTTGCAATATGATATCATTGAATTCAACTGTTATACATGGGTTGAATCGATGCTCTAGCAGGAGAGGAAACTGGATCACTACTGACTCTGAATGTAAGAACTATATAAATGCACGCATGCATATACGTGAGGGGAGTCTGTTCTGAGATAAGTTTTGCAAAGCGTTATTTGTTGGAAGCTGAGGGACCTTTAAATGTGTCAATATTAAATTTTTGAGTGCTTATATTTAGTTTTATCTTCGGGTTTTGCCTCGATTTACGAAGAGAGAGCACCTTTACCTATCAAAAGCAAATATTGACATTTCCTTGACGGGTGAAGAGGCTCTTGCTCTCTGTGAACCCGttgatacttcaaactcttgatAGAGTCGATTTGTAAATCCATTTTGACTCTTGACGAAATTAGATGACAAAACATAATGATAAAATCAAACTCGATACTAGATCTATTGAAGTCAACACTAAAAGATCAATGCTTCACAAACTTTCTTTCTTAAAGAAGTCAAAATCCCCTTAACACATACatgcatatgcatatatatattaaaagttatAT is a window of Gossypium hirsutum isolate 1008001.06 chromosome D08, Gossypium_hirsutum_v2.1, whole genome shotgun sequence DNA encoding:
- the LOC107962819 gene encoding uncharacterized protein isoform X2 encodes the protein MQIFQWLFKVSREQGAQNTTIKDQEDKSKDIIPYKKKRRSKSKKFKPIIFLCNKDIAKACFYSTIYLRRVHSSHTTTPHQPPHNNSKSITKMKKNGLDVGHKSDSSKVIPLSEVAVSPSSMTNKINGDHHQCSNNKEKKDGGGNKPKTMSRMKELLRWAAPGKAERGGKLNQKVSKLRDSGGASKTTVSNSHGRRLSASESPKISFRWDHGSISRISMAASSMRNDEAEACNMISLNSTVIHGLNRCSSRRGNWITTDSEFVVLEL
- the LOC107962819 gene encoding uncharacterized protein isoform X1 yields the protein MQQIFQWLFKVSREQGAQNTTIKDQEDKSKDIIPYKKKRRSKSKKFKPIIFLCNKDIAKACFYSTIYLRRVHSSHTTTPHQPPHNNSKSITKMKKNGLDVGHKSDSSKVIPLSEVAVSPSSMTNKINGDHHQCSNNKEKKDGGGNKPKTMSRMKELLRWAAPGKAERGGKLNQKVSKLRDSGGASKTTVSNSHGRRLSASESPKISFRWDHGSISRISMAASSMRNDEAEACNMISLNSTVIHGLNRCSSRRGNWITTDSEFVVLEL